A DNA window from Synchiropus splendidus isolate RoL2022-P1 chromosome 2, RoL_Sspl_1.0, whole genome shotgun sequence contains the following coding sequences:
- the LOC128753441 gene encoding ubiquitin-conjugating enzyme E2 K-like isoform X1, whose translation MRGNALTALSGSIKTELKAKGKRVLEKAACRQTPDEPQREEGAPGQTAQISKNQIKVDLVDENFTELRGEIAGPPDTPYEGGRFQLEIKIPETYPFNPPKVRFITKIWHPNISSVTGAICLDILKDQWAAAMTLRTVLLSLQALLAAAEPDDPQDAVVANQYKQNPEMFKQTARFWSHIYAGAAVYSPDYTCKIEKLCAMGFDKNAVIVALSSKSWDVETATEQLLSN comes from the exons ATGCGGGGGAATGCTCTGACTGCTCTGTCTGGGTCGATCAAGACTGAGCTGAAAGCGAAAGGAAAGAGGGTTCTCGAGAAGGCTGCCTGCCGTCAGACGCCAGACGAACCGCAGCGGGAGGAAGGGGCCCCTGGTCAGACAGCACAG ATAAGTAAAAACCAGATAAAGGTCGATTTGGTGGATGAGAACTTCACAGAGCTCCGGGGAGAGATAGCGGGTCCTCCTGACACTCCATATGAAG GTGGCAGATttcaacttgaaataaaaattcCTGAAACCTATCCTTTTAATCCTCCCAAG GTACGATTCATCACCAAGATCTGGCACCCAAACATCAGCTCTGTGACTGGAGCCATATGCCTGGATATTTTAAAAGATCAGTG GGCCGCCGCCATGACCCTGCGCACGGTGCTGTTGTCGCTCCAGGCCTTACTTGCCGCAGCCGAACCAGACGACCCGCAAGACGCCGTTGTAGCGAACCAG TATAAACAGAACCCGGAAATGTTCAAACAGACGGCACGGTTTTGGTCTCACATCTACGCAGGAGCTGCCGTCTACAGTCCAGATTACACCTGCAAAATAGAAAAACTCTGTGCCATGGGATTTGATAAG AATGCAGTTATAGTGGCCTTGTCTTCAAAATCCTGGGATGTAGAAACGGCTACGGAGCAGCTACTTAGCAACTGA
- the LOC128753441 gene encoding ubiquitin-conjugating enzyme E2 K-like isoform X2, with product MANIAVQRIKREFKEVIKSEEISKNQIKVDLVDENFTELRGEIAGPPDTPYEGGRFQLEIKIPETYPFNPPKVRFITKIWHPNISSVTGAICLDILKDQWAAAMTLRTVLLSLQALLAAAEPDDPQDAVVANQYKQNPEMFKQTARFWSHIYAGAAVYSPDYTCKIEKLCAMGFDKNAVIVALSSKSWDVETATEQLLSN from the exons ATGGCTAACATCGCGGTCCAAAGGATCAAGAGGGAGTTCAAAGAAGTTATTAAAAGTGAAGAG ATAAGTAAAAACCAGATAAAGGTCGATTTGGTGGATGAGAACTTCACAGAGCTCCGGGGAGAGATAGCGGGTCCTCCTGACACTCCATATGAAG GTGGCAGATttcaacttgaaataaaaattcCTGAAACCTATCCTTTTAATCCTCCCAAG GTACGATTCATCACCAAGATCTGGCACCCAAACATCAGCTCTGTGACTGGAGCCATATGCCTGGATATTTTAAAAGATCAGTG GGCCGCCGCCATGACCCTGCGCACGGTGCTGTTGTCGCTCCAGGCCTTACTTGCCGCAGCCGAACCAGACGACCCGCAAGACGCCGTTGTAGCGAACCAG TATAAACAGAACCCGGAAATGTTCAAACAGACGGCACGGTTTTGGTCTCACATCTACGCAGGAGCTGCCGTCTACAGTCCAGATTACACCTGCAAAATAGAAAAACTCTGTGCCATGGGATTTGATAAG AATGCAGTTATAGTGGCCTTGTCTTCAAAATCCTGGGATGTAGAAACGGCTACGGAGCAGCTACTTAGCAACTGA